The following proteins are co-located in the Gopherus evgoodei ecotype Sinaloan lineage unplaced genomic scaffold, rGopEvg1_v1.p scaffold_39_arrow_ctg1, whole genome shotgun sequence genome:
- the LOC115642250 gene encoding olfactory receptor 6C4-like has protein sequence MPNCTAVVEFILLGLTNDNHLSISIFLVLLATFLLILMGNIIIVTITLVDHRLQTPMYFFLRNFSFLETCFTLVIIPRFLYSLLTGRKAISRPTCLLQSFFFFFLGSSVFFHVAVMSFDRYVAICNRLHYITVMRNRVCLYLVLGCWLVSFLLLLPTTVLFVHLPFCGPNIINHFYCDTAPLLQLSCTDTGIIEVGALVTAVLTLLSTLTVSIISYGCIISTVMRIPSSAGRKKAFSTCSAHLTVVMILYSSFIFRYIRPGQRGGWDFDNVVSFFHPVVTQLFNPYIYALRNEQVKQALKDACDRECFKHPNRV, from the coding sequence ATGCCAAACTGCACTGCAGTGGTGGAATTCATCCTGTTGGGACTTACCAACGACAATCATTTGAGCATCAGCATATTCCTAGTTCTATTAGCGACCTTCCTCTTGATCCTGATGGGAAACATCATCATTGTCACCATCACCCTGGTGGACCATCGCCTCCAAAcgcccatgtatttcttcctcaggaACTTCTCCTTCTTGGAAACATGCTTCACCCTCGTCATCATCCCCCGGTTCCTCTACAGCCTCCTGACAGGGAGAAAAGCCATTTCTCGCCCCACTTGTTTACTTCagtcatttttcttcttcttcctgggCTCCTCTGTGTTTTTCCACGTGGCTGTAATGTCCTTTGACCGGTATGTGGCTATCTGCAACCGGCTGCATTACATCACTGTCATGAGAAACAGGGTCTGCCTCTACTTAGTGCttggctgctggctggtgagtttccTCCTGTTGCTTCCTACCACCGTTCTCTTTGTCCACTTGCCGTTCTGTGGCCCCAATATCATAAATCACTTCTACTGTGACACAGCCCCGTTACTCCAACTCTCCTGCACAGACACCGGGATCATTGAAGTAGGGGCCCTGGTAACAGCTGTACTTACGCTGCTCAGTACGCTGACGGTGAGCATCATCTCTTATGGCTGTATCATCTCCACGGTTATGCGCATCCCATCCTCTGCGGGCAGGAAAAAGGCTTTTTccacctgctctgcccacctCACGGTTGTGATGATATTGTACAGTAGCTTCATTTTCAGGTACATCCGACCAGGTCAGCGCGGCGGGTGGGACTTTGACAACGTTGTGTCCTTTTTTCACCCTGTGGTCACCCAGCTCTTTAATCCCTACATCTATGCTCTCAGGAACGAACAAGTCAAACAGGCCCTGAAGGATGCTTGTGACAGGGAATGTTTTAAGCATCCGAATCGGGtctga
- the LOC115642251 gene encoding olfactory receptor 49-like, translating into MENQTAVTEFILMGFTDICRLQILLFVLLLITYVLTLAGNILIISITLVDRCFQTPMYFFLRNFSFLDIGFTSASIPKVLFNLASGHQSISVAGCFSQCLFYLTVGTAEFYLLAAMSFDRYIAICNPLHYTSIMTSHFCDWLVLASWLIGLGYVIVPLVLLFQLPFSGPNIINHFFCDSAALLELACTDTRLLGLLSFLLATGSILGTLAITVVSYFKVISMEMRIPSTAERQKAFPTCSSHITVISITYSSCIFVYVTPTCRSRLDLRGAVALLNNVVSPLLNPFIYSLRNKQVKEALRDALSQSAVFPKNPKM; encoded by the coding sequence ATGGAGAACCAAACTGCAGTGACAGAGTTTATCCTTATGGGCTTCACAGATATTTGCAGGCTGCAGATCCTGCTCTTCGTTTTGTTACTTATCACCTATGTCTTGACCTTAGCTGGAAACATTCTCATTATCTCCATCACTCTGGTGGACAGGTGCTTCCAGACGCCCATGTATTTTTTCCTCAGGAATTTCTCATTTTTGGATATTGGCTTCACCTCAGCGTCCATCCCAAAAGTTTTGTTCAACCTGGCATCAGGTCATCAGTCCATATCTGTGGCTGGGTGTTTTTCACAATGTCTATTTTATCTCACTGTGGGCACTGCTGAGTTTTACCTGTTGGCGGCCATGTCCTTCGATAGGTACATAGCCATCTGCAACCCCCTGCATTACACATCCATCATGACCAGTCACTTCTGTGACTGGCTGGTGCTGGCCTCTTGGCTTATTGGTTTAGGGTATGTGATCGTCCCGCTTGTTCTATTGTTCCAGTTGCCATTCTCTGGCCCCAACATCattaaccatttcttctgtgacagtGCTGCATTGCTTGAACTTGCCTGCACAGACACCCGGCTCCTAGGACTCCTGTCTTTCCTCTTGGCCACAGGCAGCATACTGGGCACTTTAGCCATCACTGTCGTCTCCTATTTCAAGGTCATCTCCATGGAGATGCGCATCCCCTCCACAGCCGAGAGGCAGAAAGCTTtccccacctgctcctctcacatCACCGTGATCTCCATCACCTACAGCAGCTGCATTTTCGTGTATGTCACACCCACATGCAGAAGCAGGCTGGACTTGCGCGGAGCTGTGGCTCTTCTTAACAATGTTGTGTCCCCTCTGCTCAACCccttcatctacagcctgaggaacaaacaGGTGAAAGAGGCCTTGAGGGACGCACTCAGCCAGAGCGCGGTATTTCCTAAGAACCCAAAGATGTGA
- the LOC115642249 gene encoding olfactory receptor 6M1-like, whose translation MENHTSTVEEFILLGFPIRQETEIPLSVVLLCLYLLTLFSNMVILCIVYADGRLHTPMYFFLCNLSALDLFFTSVTVPKMLQNLLSGDKSISFAGCMAQSYFYFFLGTVEFFLLTSMSYDRYVAVCSPLHYPILLSSHVCAQMMMTCWLGGLLSILFPTIMISRLSYCRSNVIDHFFCDSGPLLELSCTDTHLVELIDFMLSSLVILGSLTLTMISYVFIISTILRIPTNTGWNKAFSTCASHLTLVLMSCSISIFMYVTPSQKSTLEMHKIPAVLSSIVNPLLNPFIYTLRNNIVKKVLRETFSHSKALVFRSVGGLFLICAAPCRKRSVA comes from the coding sequence ATGGAGAACCACACTTCAACTGTGGAAGAATTCATCCTCTTGGGGTTTCCCATCCGACAGGAGACAGAGATCCCGCTCTCTGTGGTGCTGCTATGCTTGTACCTTTTGACATTATTCAGCAACATGGTCATTCTCTGCATTGTCTATGCTGACGGCCGCCTAcatacccccatgtacttcttcctctgtAATCTCTCAGCATTGGACCTATTTTTTACCTCGGTGACTGTGCCCAAGATGCTGCAGAACCTCCTCTCGGGAGATAAATCCATCTCCTTCGCTGGCTGCATGGCCCAGTCCTACTTCTACTTCTTCCTGGGCACGGTGGAGTTCTTCCTCTTGACCTCCATGTCCTACGACCGATATGTTGCCGTATGCAGCCCACTGCATTACCCCATCCTCCTGAGTAGCCATGTCTGTGCCCAGATGATGATGACCTGTTGGCTGGGTGGGCTTCTCTCCATCCTCTTCCCAACCATCATGATTTCCAGGTTGTCCTACTGCCGTTCCAATGTCATTGACCATTTTTTTTGTGATTCTGGCCCCTTGCTGGAGCTCTCCTGCACTGACACACATCTGGTTGAGCTGATTGACTTCATGTTATCTTCTCTTGTCATCCTCGGCTCATTAACCCTAACGATGATCTCCTATGTCttcatcatctccaccatcctgcgCATCCCAACCAACACTGGCTGGAATAaagccttcagcacctgtgcctcCCACCTGACCCTGGTTCTCATGTCCTGCAGTATCTCCATCTTCATGTATGTGACACCGTCACAGAAGTCCACTTTGGAGATGCACAAGATCCCTGCCGTGCTCAGCAGCATAGTTAACCCACTGCTAAATCCCTTTATCTACACCTTACGGAACAACATAGTCAAGAAGGTTTTGAGGGAGACTTTCAGCCACAGCAAAGCACTTGTATTTCGTAGTGTGGGTGGATTATTTTTGATTTGTGCTGCTCCTTGCAGAAAGAGAAGTGTAGCATAG